A single Vibrio sp. YMD68 DNA region contains:
- a CDS encoding aminopeptidase P family protein gives MHQSTSERVQALRNWLSEHNYDAIIIPHEDEFLGEYIPAHNERLHWLTGFTGSAGCAVITPTKAAIFIDGRYTVQVRSEVPESIFEFRHLIEEPALDWISQNLDAQSHVAFDPRMHTSAWLNAAQDKLASHYTLSAISTNPIDDLWHDRPTAICSVARLMSLSFVGQTSEDKRKAMADKITAMGADCAVITALDSIGWLLNIRGLDVSRLPVLLSHVILHSDSSLDFFFDETRLPDEFSSHVGDNVNVRKPSELADVLGSMTSKKVLIDPATSNAWFTLQLQNSGAHIISASDPCLLPKAQKNSVEIAGMKASHIRDGVAMVNFLCWLDKQVEQNNLLNEAELSDKLQRFREQDPTLADLSFDTISAAGGNAAMCHYNHENQAQPANLTMDSLYLVDSGGQYPDGTTDITRTVAIGQPSAEMIKQFTLVLKGHIAIARARFPVGTCGYQLDTLARQHLWAEGYDYDHGTGHGVGHFLSVHEGPQSISKRQINVPLVDGMVLSNEPGYYRAEAFGIRIENLELVTKIESNGDLPLLGFESLTRCPIDYRNIDTNMLTRPELAWINDYHQKVWDELNSLVEGDVKTWLKKATQTLSHG, from the coding sequence ATGCATCAATCAACTTCTGAGCGTGTTCAAGCACTAAGAAACTGGCTCTCCGAACACAACTATGACGCCATCATCATTCCCCATGAGGATGAGTTCCTTGGTGAATACATCCCAGCTCATAATGAACGCTTGCATTGGCTTACAGGATTTACCGGTTCCGCGGGTTGTGCTGTCATCACCCCAACTAAAGCCGCTATTTTTATTGATGGTCGCTACACGGTTCAAGTGCGCAGCGAAGTGCCTGAGAGCATCTTTGAATTCCGCCACCTTATCGAAGAGCCTGCGTTAGATTGGATCAGCCAAAACCTCGATGCCCAAAGTCACGTAGCGTTCGACCCACGAATGCATACAAGTGCTTGGTTGAATGCGGCTCAAGATAAACTGGCCAGCCATTACACGTTATCTGCTATTTCAACCAACCCGATAGACGATTTATGGCATGACCGTCCTACCGCGATTTGTTCAGTAGCGAGACTAATGTCACTGTCATTTGTTGGACAAACAAGCGAAGACAAACGAAAGGCAATGGCAGATAAAATTACAGCGATGGGAGCCGATTGTGCGGTCATTACCGCTTTGGATTCGATTGGTTGGTTACTTAACATTCGTGGTTTAGACGTATCGCGTTTGCCTGTCCTCCTTTCTCATGTGATTTTGCATTCTGATTCTAGTCTCGATTTTTTCTTTGACGAAACTCGACTTCCAGATGAATTTTCTTCTCATGTTGGCGATAATGTTAACGTGAGAAAACCAAGTGAACTTGCCGATGTTTTAGGCTCAATGACGAGTAAGAAGGTCCTCATTGACCCAGCAACCAGCAACGCTTGGTTCACTCTTCAGTTGCAAAACTCAGGCGCTCATATTATCTCTGCGTCGGACCCTTGTTTGCTGCCTAAAGCGCAAAAGAACAGCGTCGAGATTGCTGGTATGAAAGCGAGCCACATTCGAGATGGTGTGGCTATGGTGAACTTTCTCTGCTGGCTAGATAAACAAGTAGAGCAAAACAACCTACTAAACGAAGCGGAACTCTCCGACAAGTTACAGCGCTTTAGAGAACAAGACCCAACGTTAGCGGATCTAAGTTTTGATACCATATCTGCCGCGGGTGGTAACGCAGCCATGTGTCACTACAACCATGAGAACCAAGCCCAACCTGCAAACCTCACCATGGATTCACTGTATCTTGTTGACTCAGGTGGTCAGTATCCCGATGGCACGACAGATATCACCCGTACCGTAGCTATCGGACAGCCTTCCGCAGAAATGATTAAGCAATTTACGCTGGTACTTAAAGGGCATATTGCCATTGCTAGAGCGCGCTTTCCCGTAGGGACTTGTGGTTACCAACTGGATACACTAGCCCGACAGCATTTATGGGCTGAGGGTTACGACTATGACCACGGGACGGGGCATGGTGTCGGCCACTTTCTTAGTGTCCATGAAGGGCCACAAAGTATTTCCAAAAGACAGATAAATGTACCCTTAGTCGACGGGATGGTTCTTTCTAATGAGCCTGGCTACTATCGTGCTGAAGCATTTGGTATCCGTATCGAGAATCTAGAGCTGGTCACCAAAATCGAATCTAACGGTGACTTGCCACTGTTAGGGTTTGAATCCCTCACGCGTTGCCCTATCGATTATCGCAATATTGACACCAATATGTTAACTCGCCCAGAACTCGCTTGGATTAACGATTACCATCAAAAAGTTTGGGATGAATTGAACTCTCTAGTAGAAGGTGACGTTAAAACTTGGCTTAAGAAAGCAACTCAAACGTTATCTCATGGCTAA
- the thiH gene encoding 2-iminoacetate synthase ThiH: MSFVDEFSKLDWDDITLSINAKTSRDVERALSKSRCDLNDFKALISPAAEPYLEQMAQRSLMLTRQRFGNTIGLYIPLYLSNLCANACTYCGFSMENRIKRRTLDIDEISLETQAIKKMGFDSVLLVTGEHETKVGMNYFRQVLPSIKERFSYLAMEVQPLAQEDYQELKCLGLDAVMVYQETYHPSTYAQHHLRGNKTDFHFRLETPDRLAKAGIDKIGIGALIGLEEWRTDCFYVAAHLDYLEKTYWQTRYSISFPRLRPCEGGLQPKSIMSDKQLVQLICAYRILNPEVELSLSTRESAIFRDNVLPLGITTMSAASKTQPGGYALEDIELEQFEISDERSADAVATMIRSRGFDPVWKDWHSGYSG; the protein is encoded by the coding sequence ATGAGTTTTGTAGATGAATTCAGCAAGCTTGATTGGGATGATATTACTCTGTCGATCAACGCCAAGACATCTCGTGACGTTGAGCGAGCACTAAGCAAATCAAGGTGTGATTTAAATGACTTTAAGGCGCTTATCTCTCCAGCGGCAGAACCTTACTTAGAGCAGATGGCACAACGATCTTTGATGCTTACTCGACAAAGGTTTGGCAATACTATCGGTCTTTATATCCCACTGTATCTCTCAAACTTGTGTGCGAATGCTTGTACCTATTGCGGCTTCTCTATGGAGAACAGAATTAAGCGACGCACACTCGATATTGACGAAATTTCACTGGAAACACAGGCTATCAAAAAGATGGGATTTGATAGTGTACTGCTGGTCACAGGGGAACACGAAACAAAGGTCGGAATGAACTATTTCAGGCAGGTTTTGCCTTCGATTAAGGAACGGTTTAGTTACTTGGCGATGGAAGTCCAGCCTTTAGCCCAAGAAGATTATCAGGAACTAAAGTGCTTAGGTTTGGACGCGGTCATGGTTTATCAAGAAACCTATCATCCATCCACTTACGCGCAGCACCATTTACGCGGTAACAAAACGGATTTTCACTTTCGACTAGAGACTCCTGACCGATTAGCCAAAGCGGGAATTGATAAGATTGGTATTGGTGCACTGATCGGTTTAGAAGAGTGGCGCACAGACTGTTTTTACGTCGCGGCTCATTTAGATTACCTTGAAAAGACCTATTGGCAGACACGCTACTCGATCTCTTTTCCACGTTTACGACCGTGTGAAGGAGGGCTTCAACCTAAGTCGATCATGTCGGATAAACAGTTGGTCCAATTAATCTGTGCGTATCGGATCCTGAATCCTGAAGTTGAGTTGTCTCTTTCTACGCGTGAATCTGCGATATTTCGAGATAACGTATTGCCACTTGGGATCACTACGATGTCAGCGGCGTCAAAGACTCAACCTGGTGGGTACGCGTTGGAGGATATCGAGTTGGAACAGTTTGAAATCAGTGATGAGCGCAGCGCCGATGCTGTTGCAACTATGATTAGAAGTCGTGGCTTTGATCCTGTCTGGAAAGATTGGCATAGCGGATATTCAGGTTAA
- a CDS encoding thiazole synthase, giving the protein MILTKDQLVIADRTFSSRLFTGTGKFSNKYSMVESIKASGSELATMALKRVDISASQDDILDPLVEAGVNLLPNTSGAKNAKDAIFAAHLAREAIGTNWLKLEIHPDPKYLMPDPIETLIAAEQLVKDGFVVLPYCHADPVLCKRLEEVGCAAVMPLGAPIGSNKGIASKDFLEIIIDQATVPVVVDAGIGAPSHAAFAMELGADAVLVNTAIAASSHPMVMATAFRYAVEAGRAAYCSGLASVATHAVASSPLTSFLDD; this is encoded by the coding sequence ATGATTCTCACAAAAGACCAGTTGGTTATCGCCGATAGAACTTTTAGTTCGCGCCTATTTACCGGAACAGGTAAGTTTTCCAATAAATACTCGATGGTAGAATCGATAAAGGCATCAGGATCAGAGCTAGCGACAATGGCGTTGAAGCGTGTTGATATTAGCGCGAGTCAAGACGACATCTTGGACCCGTTAGTTGAAGCCGGGGTAAACCTTCTCCCTAATACCTCAGGTGCGAAAAATGCAAAAGATGCCATTTTTGCTGCGCACCTGGCACGAGAAGCGATAGGCACAAACTGGTTGAAATTGGAAATTCACCCAGATCCAAAGTATTTGATGCCTGATCCTATCGAGACGCTAATTGCAGCAGAACAACTTGTCAAAGATGGCTTTGTTGTTCTCCCTTACTGCCATGCTGACCCTGTTCTGTGTAAACGACTTGAAGAGGTTGGCTGTGCTGCGGTTATGCCGCTGGGTGCACCGATTGGCTCAAACAAGGGGATAGCCAGTAAAGACTTCTTAGAAATCATTATCGATCAAGCGACGGTTCCTGTTGTTGTTGATGCAGGGATAGGCGCGCCATCGCATGCTGCTTTCGCAATGGAGCTTGGTGCTGACGCGGTGCTAGTAAACACCGCGATTGCTGCTTCAAGTCATCCGATGGTTATGGCGACGGCTTTCCGATACGCGGTTGAAGCGGGCAGAGCGGCCTATTGTTCTGGTTTAGCAAGTGTTGCTACTCACGCAGTTGCCTCTAGTCCATTAACGTCATTTTTAGATGACTGA
- the thiS gene encoding sulfur carrier protein ThiS, with protein MSKLDAESKVDIEINGKVTQIQQGSTLQDVIRILALPDNGCVFSINNTIVSRNRWESTLLKNNDSISLFQAIAGG; from the coding sequence ATGAGCAAATTGGATGCAGAGAGTAAAGTAGATATAGAAATCAATGGCAAGGTGACTCAGATCCAGCAAGGTTCAACGCTTCAAGATGTGATTAGAATCCTGGCGTTGCCAGATAATGGCTGCGTGTTTTCAATTAATAACACGATTGTATCGAGGAATCGATGGGAATCTACTTTGCTAAAGAACAACGATTCAATCTCATTGTTTCAAGCCATAGCGGGAGGTTAG
- a CDS encoding HesA/MoeB/ThiF family protein, with protein MLTDREFLNYHRQICLPDFLEEGQANLKESTVLILGCGGLGSAAALYLAGAGVGQLVIVDDDVVEKSNLQRQVVYRESDITSRKSLAMKQQLLSLNSDCSIRAVTERLGEEPLSNEVAVSDVVLDCTDSFESRHLINQVCFQQGKPLISGAAIGWQGQFIVFDFPNVSPCYQCLYPKQNVGESRRCADMGIIGPVVGTVGNLQALAAIQKLALGRFECPTQQLKLFDGKTFHWQSLRLEKDTSCTVCGQESTDQNGATDGVIPKEVTL; from the coding sequence ATGCTAACGGATAGAGAATTTCTTAATTACCATCGCCAGATTTGCCTTCCCGACTTTCTAGAAGAAGGCCAAGCTAATTTAAAGGAGTCGACAGTATTAATACTTGGATGCGGTGGGCTAGGCAGTGCAGCTGCGCTCTATCTAGCTGGTGCAGGTGTTGGTCAACTGGTTATAGTTGATGACGATGTGGTCGAAAAAAGTAACTTACAGCGCCAAGTGGTTTATCGTGAAAGCGATATTACGTCTCGCAAATCATTGGCGATGAAGCAGCAGCTTCTTTCGCTTAACTCAGATTGCAGCATTCGCGCAGTTACAGAACGACTAGGAGAAGAGCCGCTTTCTAATGAAGTGGCCGTTTCAGATGTGGTTCTTGATTGTACGGACAGCTTTGAGAGTCGTCACTTGATTAACCAAGTCTGCTTTCAACAGGGAAAGCCGTTGATTTCTGGCGCCGCAATTGGTTGGCAGGGACAGTTTATTGTCTTTGATTTTCCCAATGTGTCCCCTTGTTATCAATGCTTGTACCCGAAGCAAAATGTCGGTGAGTCGAGACGTTGTGCTGATATGGGCATCATTGGCCCTGTCGTTGGCACTGTCGGTAATCTACAAGCACTGGCGGCCATTCAAAAGTTAGCGTTAGGCCGGTTTGAGTGCCCAACCCAGCAGCTGAAATTGTTCGATGGCAAAACGTTTCACTGGCAGAGCTTAAGATTAGAGAAAGACACATCGTGTACGGTTTGCGGACAAGAATCCACGGACCAAAATGGAGCAACTGATGGTGTCATACCTAAAGAGGTAACCTTATGA
- a CDS encoding thiamine phosphate synthase, with product MKVLIPSQYIELTGLVQRCLLIAEKEGFGIRHIELGVSPTQLFSLSGESDPFHIRVVRHSEDLDVVEPSELLIPDLFVRYNSNLSVRESGDVLHQADNMAIIGIGDDSNFIDAWRLKSLLSVFNGQLSSVIDEEGSIKAIKYQHAVDEFEQHLAWVITARALDFPIDDCLTLARAALNMSVSRETWPSDYQYFPIPVIDDPRLNISVEWAYQGYNVSFPGLTKKSLGLYPVVDDVSWIRRLLPLGITTIQLRIKDPDQLDLEQQIAESIQLGERYGAQVFINDHWKLAIKHGAYGVHLGQEDIQQSNLDLLAKAGLRLGLSTHGYYELLRIIQINPSYIALGHIFPTTTKKMPSKPQGLVRLSLYQSLIDTIPYSSGVNGYPTVAIGGIDQKTASSVWKCGVSSLAVVRAITEADNPEGVIESFAHLMLSRQFSGDRTQVDTVSESKLAPEVDNANG from the coding sequence TTGAAGGTTCTCATCCCATCTCAGTACATTGAACTGACAGGTTTAGTGCAACGCTGCTTACTCATAGCAGAAAAAGAGGGATTTGGAATTCGCCATATTGAGTTGGGTGTGAGCCCAACTCAATTATTCAGTTTGTCTGGTGAATCAGATCCATTCCACATTCGGGTTGTTCGTCATTCTGAGGATCTTGATGTTGTAGAGCCGTCAGAATTATTAATTCCTGACTTATTTGTTCGTTATAACTCAAATCTTAGCGTCCGTGAATCCGGTGATGTACTTCACCAAGCTGACAACATGGCGATTATTGGGATTGGCGATGATTCGAATTTCATCGACGCATGGCGGTTGAAATCTTTGTTATCGGTATTTAATGGCCAGCTCTCTTCTGTCATCGATGAAGAAGGTTCGATTAAGGCGATTAAGTATCAGCATGCTGTCGATGAATTTGAGCAGCATCTCGCATGGGTTATAACCGCTAGAGCTTTAGATTTTCCTATTGATGATTGTCTTACTCTCGCCAGAGCTGCGCTTAATATGAGTGTTTCACGTGAAACATGGCCAAGTGATTATCAATATTTCCCAATTCCAGTTATTGATGACCCTAGATTAAATATCTCCGTCGAATGGGCTTATCAGGGATATAATGTTTCTTTTCCAGGTCTCACAAAGAAAAGCCTAGGGCTTTACCCCGTAGTCGATGATGTGAGCTGGATAAGGCGGTTATTGCCGTTGGGAATCACGACAATACAGCTTCGAATCAAAGACCCTGACCAATTGGATCTGGAGCAACAAATTGCCGAATCAATTCAACTTGGTGAGCGCTATGGCGCGCAAGTGTTCATTAACGATCATTGGAAACTGGCGATAAAGCATGGTGCGTATGGCGTTCATTTAGGTCAAGAAGATATTCAACAGTCTAATCTGGATTTACTCGCTAAAGCCGGTTTAAGACTGGGATTATCAACACACGGCTACTACGAGCTACTTCGGATTATTCAGATTAACCCAAGCTACATTGCCCTCGGTCATATATTTCCGACCACGACAAAAAAAATGCCATCGAAACCACAAGGCTTAGTGCGCCTGTCACTATACCAATCACTCATCGACACCATACCTTACTCCAGTGGTGTTAATGGTTACCCTACGGTGGCCATTGGCGGTATTGATCAAAAAACCGCGAGCAGCGTGTGGAAATGTGGTGTTTCGAGCCTTGCTGTCGTTCGAGCGATTACAGAGGCTGACAACCCAGAAGGCGTTATAGAGTCATTTGCTCACTTGATGCTATCAAGACAGTTTTCAGGTGACCGCACACAAGTCGATACCGTTAGTGAAAGCAAGCTCGCACCGGAGGTTGACAATGCTAACGGATAG
- the thiC gene encoding phosphomethylpyrimidine synthase ThiC: MSSRKQNRLEAQNFINTLSVQPYPNSNKVYIEGSRSDIRVPMREITLADSLVGGSKDEPIFEPNEPIHVYDTSGVYTDPTHNIDLYQGLPKLRTDWILERNDTELLDGVSSVYSKERLEDDTLDDLRYGNLPAIRKAKDGCCVTQLHYARKGIITPEMEYIAIRENMGRQKFSDEQLNHQHPGHNFGANLPKEITPEFVRKEVAEGRAIIPSNINHPEAEPMIIGRNFLVKVNANIGNSSVSSSIEEEVEKLVWSTRWGGDTVMDLSTGRNIHETREWILRNSPVPIGTVPMYQALEKVNGVAEDLNWEVMRDTLIEQAEQGVDYFTIHAGLLLRYVPMTAKRVTGIVSRGGSIIAKWCLAHHQESFLYTHFREICEICAKYDVSLSLGDGLRPGSIADANDEAQFAELRTLGELTKVAWEYDVQVIIEGPGHVPMHMIKENMDEQLKHCHEAPFYTLGPLTTDIAPGYDHITSGIGAAMIGWYGCAMLCYVTPKEHLGLPNKEDVKTGLITYKLAAHAADLAKGHPGSQIRDNALSKARFEFRWEDQFNLSLDPDTAKSFHDETLPQESGKVAHFCSMCGPKFCSMKISQEVREYAKDSKQVAADQAIEIKMLDDPLEGMRRKSQEFLATGSELYHPAVGEAQPELED, translated from the coding sequence ATGTCGAGTCGTAAACAAAATAGATTGGAAGCGCAAAATTTTATTAACACGCTCTCCGTCCAACCTTATCCAAATTCTAACAAAGTGTATATCGAGGGTTCACGAAGTGATATTCGGGTTCCAATGCGTGAGATTACACTCGCTGACAGCCTAGTTGGCGGAAGCAAAGACGAACCTATCTTTGAACCGAATGAACCTATTCATGTTTACGATACGTCAGGTGTTTACACCGATCCTACACACAATATCGATTTGTACCAAGGACTACCAAAACTTCGTACTGATTGGATACTTGAACGGAACGATACCGAGTTACTGGACGGTGTAAGCTCTGTTTATTCTAAAGAGCGATTGGAAGACGATACACTCGATGATCTTCGTTATGGTAACCTTCCAGCAATACGCAAGGCTAAAGACGGTTGTTGTGTCACACAGCTCCATTACGCTCGTAAAGGGATCATCACTCCAGAGATGGAGTACATTGCCATTCGTGAAAATATGGGCCGCCAGAAGTTTTCTGATGAGCAATTGAACCATCAGCACCCTGGACATAACTTCGGTGCCAACTTGCCAAAAGAGATCACACCAGAATTTGTGAGAAAAGAAGTTGCCGAAGGACGCGCGATCATCCCTTCAAATATTAACCACCCAGAAGCGGAACCAATGATTATTGGGCGTAACTTTTTGGTTAAAGTGAACGCGAATATTGGTAACTCGTCAGTGAGTTCATCTATTGAAGAAGAAGTCGAAAAATTGGTTTGGTCGACTCGTTGGGGCGGGGATACTGTCATGGATCTTTCTACTGGTCGTAATATTCACGAAACTCGTGAGTGGATTCTTCGCAATAGCCCGGTTCCAATCGGGACTGTCCCAATGTATCAAGCACTCGAAAAAGTGAATGGTGTCGCAGAGGACCTTAACTGGGAAGTCATGCGAGATACGTTGATAGAGCAAGCAGAGCAAGGTGTCGATTACTTTACTATTCATGCTGGTTTGCTTTTACGTTATGTCCCGATGACAGCGAAGCGAGTTACAGGCATCGTTTCTCGCGGGGGCTCAATCATCGCTAAGTGGTGCTTGGCGCATCATCAGGAAAGCTTCCTTTATACGCACTTCCGAGAAATCTGTGAGATCTGTGCTAAGTATGATGTCTCTCTATCGCTTGGTGACGGATTACGTCCAGGTTCGATTGCAGACGCTAACGATGAAGCGCAGTTTGCGGAATTGCGTACACTAGGCGAGCTAACCAAAGTTGCTTGGGAGTATGATGTTCAAGTCATCATTGAAGGCCCTGGACATGTTCCAATGCATATGATCAAAGAGAATATGGATGAACAGCTTAAGCATTGCCATGAGGCGCCTTTCTATACATTGGGGCCACTGACGACCGATATAGCACCGGGTTACGATCATATTACTTCAGGTATCGGTGCTGCAATGATTGGCTGGTACGGATGCGCAATGCTGTGTTACGTCACGCCAAAGGAACACCTTGGGCTACCTAATAAAGAAGATGTAAAAACTGGGTTGATTACATATAAGTTGGCCGCTCATGCTGCAGATTTAGCAAAAGGTCACCCTGGCTCTCAAATTCGTGATAACGCATTGTCTAAAGCAAGGTTTGAATTCCGTTGGGAAGATCAGTTTAACCTCTCTCTTGACCCGGATACAGCGAAGTCATTTCATGACGAAACCTTGCCTCAAGAATCTGGAAAGGTCGCTCACTTTTGTTCTATGTGTGGCCCTAAGTTCTGCTCAATGAAGATCTCCCAAGAAGTCCGTGAATACGCTAAAGATTCAAAGCAAGTCGCTGCAGACCAAGCCATTGAGATCAAGATGTTGGATGACCCACTAGAAGGGATGCGCCGTAAATCTCAAGAGTTTTTGGCCACTGGATCGGAACTGTATCATCCAGCAGTAGGCGAAGCTCAGCCTGAATTAGAGGACTAG
- the crcB gene encoding fluoride efflux transporter CrcB yields MGQLSILGFIALGGAFGACSRYLVSEFCATLFGRGFPYGTLTVNVVGSLAMGVLVAAFENGSLPTEPWRQIIGLGFLGALTTFSTFSMDNVLLVQQGAFFKAGLNMLLNVALSVTAAWVGFQLIIKS; encoded by the coding sequence ATGGGCCAACTTTCTATTTTGGGATTTATAGCATTGGGTGGCGCTTTTGGTGCCTGCTCTCGTTATCTAGTAAGTGAATTTTGCGCGACTTTATTTGGACGTGGATTCCCTTATGGAACACTAACTGTAAACGTAGTTGGTTCACTAGCAATGGGTGTGTTAGTTGCCGCGTTTGAAAATGGCAGCTTGCCAACCGAGCCATGGCGCCAAATCATAGGCCTTGGTTTTCTAGGTGCTTTAACCACCTTCTCCACCTTTTCAATGGATAACGTCCTTTTAGTGCAACAGGGGGCGTTTTTTAAAGCGGGTCTCAATATGCTACTTAACGTTGCTTTGAGCGTCACCGCAGCCTGGGTAGGGTTTCAATTAATCATAAAAAGTTAA
- a CDS encoding tyrosine-type recombinase/integrase produces the protein MLLKVENGYSSSYAPEQVFKLKRKAVQLDMRLKLELERQGAKQQDNRTLDELISIWYRLHGKALKDHVRLRKLLYRLSEGLGNPIGSQLTASDFSAYREERTKTISTTTANREHSYLRAMFNELERLGVTAFPNPLAKIRQFKEREGELRYLSHEEIDQLLEACASSTNRSLIYVVKVCLATGARWDEAESLKPSQIKDGKITFLNTKSGKNRSVPIKPWLFDELHRIEPISDNKLFLSSLSAFRKAVARSKIELPKGQMTHVLRHTFASHYVVGGGNIVKLRDTLGHSEITTTMRYAHLAPDHLEEVLELNPLNQHFRY, from the coding sequence ATGCTGCTAAAAGTTGAAAATGGATATTCATCCAGTTATGCACCCGAGCAAGTTTTTAAGCTCAAGCGTAAGGCTGTACAACTGGATATGCGCCTCAAATTAGAGTTAGAACGACAAGGTGCCAAACAACAAGACAACCGAACGCTAGATGAACTAATCAGCATTTGGTATAGGCTGCACGGGAAAGCATTAAAAGACCACGTTAGATTACGGAAATTGTTGTATCGATTGTCGGAAGGGCTGGGGAATCCTATCGGTAGTCAACTGACGGCTTCAGACTTTTCTGCCTATCGTGAGGAAAGAACTAAAACGATCAGTACAACTACAGCAAACCGTGAGCATAGTTATCTTAGGGCAATGTTTAATGAGTTAGAAAGACTAGGGGTTACTGCGTTCCCCAACCCCCTAGCCAAGATTCGCCAATTCAAAGAAAGGGAAGGGGAGCTACGCTATCTCTCTCATGAAGAAATCGATCAGTTATTGGAAGCCTGCGCCTCTTCAACTAATCGCTCATTGATTTACGTGGTAAAGGTTTGTCTTGCTACGGGCGCAAGATGGGACGAAGCGGAAAGTTTAAAGCCCTCGCAAATCAAAGATGGAAAGATCACCTTTCTGAACACGAAATCAGGTAAGAACCGAAGCGTTCCGATTAAGCCTTGGCTTTTTGATGAGTTGCATAGAATTGAACCAATCAGTGATAACAAGTTATTTCTAAGCAGTTTGTCAGCATTTCGCAAGGCGGTAGCACGAAGCAAAATTGAATTACCTAAAGGCCAAATGACTCACGTTCTACGGCACACCTTTGCGAGTCACTATGTGGTAGGTGGTGGAAATATTGTGAAGTTGAGGGATACGTTAGGTCATAGTGAGATCACAACAACAATGAGATACGCGCATTTAGCTCCTGACCATCTAGAAGAGGTGTTAGAGCTGAATCCGTTAAATCAGCATTTTCGTTATTAG
- a CDS encoding helix-turn-helix transcriptional regulator, producing the protein MGLGKKIKAVRIAEELSQLDFSQLTDISIDSLRSYENDRRTVNEINMIKVTKHERFKKYAYWLTTDETLPESGQIAPDFSILLELGIVEKSTDDKKSA; encoded by the coding sequence ATGGGCTTGGGAAAAAAAATTAAAGCAGTACGCATCGCTGAGGAATTAAGTCAACTGGATTTTTCACAACTAACTGATATTTCGATAGATTCTCTAAGAAGTTATGAGAATGACAGAAGAACGGTAAATGAAATAAATATGATTAAAGTCACAAAACATGAACGGTTTAAAAAGTACGCCTATTGGCTTACTACCGATGAAACCCTCCCAGAATCCGGCCAGATAGCACCGGATTTTTCTATCCTATTAGAACTCGGCATTGTCGAAAAAAGCACCGACGACAAAAAGAGTGCTTAA
- a CDS encoding Lar family restriction alleviation protein, which translates to MSTFIPLRAIKDCQHCGSNEAYCEKTIFPRAYHKPVYTVVCVECGCESEEAYTHNSAIEAWNMKGSASC; encoded by the coding sequence GTGAGTACCTTTATCCCATTAAGAGCGATCAAAGATTGCCAACATTGCGGCAGTAACGAAGCGTATTGTGAAAAAACCATCTTCCCACGTGCCTACCATAAACCCGTTTACACCGTGGTTTGTGTTGAGTGCGGTTGTGAGAGTGAAGAAGCGTACACCCATAATAGCGCAATTGAAGCGTGGAACATGAAAGGCTCAGCCTCATGCTAA